The Kineothrix sp. IPX-CK genomic interval TATGTTTTTCTTGGACATTTCATGGGCATTATCCGGCATTTCCTCCGGCTTCATAGCCATAAATAATTGTAAAAGCTTCTGCATGATTTCATCCTTGCAGAAACCATCGATAAAATAAATACAGGCTTCTCTCCCACCAACTTGTACGACCCGGTATACGATATCATAATTTTCTCCGACTCCCAGCTCGTCATTTAGATACTTCATATTTTCTTTTAAAGAGGGCCACATTTTTTCTTGCTTTATCTGTTCCCCGCCGCTTCTCGTTCCCTTTGACTCCGTCTCCATAAAAAACTCCTTCCATTTCACCATAAAATGTGCGGTGCCCGCGTTCTCATTTTATTATGTCTTGGAAAGAGCTTCTTATTCAAAACAACAATTTATTACTGTTTTCCGGTACTTCCGATGCCGCCTCGGTCCTCGTTTTCCAAGGATTCTTTCTCTTCGAAACAAAGACGGGGCTGATTCTCCATGATACGGAACTGGCAGATTCTGTCATTTACAGAAATATGCGTATCTCTTAAGGCATAAGCCGGCATGAACCACTGATCGTTGTCTCCGCAGTAAGAACAGTCCACCACTCCTTGATGATTGGTCTGGATAATGCCAAAATTCTTAAAAGTACTGCTTCTCGGAACGATGTGCGCCTCATAACCTTTCGGAAGCTCCATTGCCACGCCAAGGGGAATCAGCTTAAATTCCCCCGCCTTTATGTACACGTCTTCAGCAGCCCGAAGGTCAATCCAGTCAGATTTCCCTTCGATGTATGTCAGTTTTTCAATTTTATCTGTGAAATATTTAATTTTTATCGTCTTCACGCGTTGTTTTCTCCCATCGTCCTATCATATTCAAATGACCTTACTGTAAATAATTGCTGCAGTGGAGAACCGGTACTTTTGAATCCGTTTGCCTTAAGGATTGCTGCACGTCGATTACTCTCTGATTGCTGCTCCCCTTCCATAAAAGCTTCGGATCTTTCAAATCTACCATAAATTCTCCATCCACCAGCACATCTACAAATTGGAGCAGCGGATAATGAAAAATATCTTCCCACAAATCTCCCGTGTAAAGCCATATGGTCTTATCAGGATATTTCTCCTTGATTTCCTTCATCAGATTGCGGACATCCAAGCGATTGGCCGCATGCAGAGGATCTCCTCCCGAAAAGGTAATGCCGGAAATATATGACTTATTCAGCTGTGCAAAAACTTCCTGCTTCGCTGCTTCGTCGAATAAAAGCCCTCCATCCGGATCCCATGTAATAGGATTATGACATTCCTTGCAGCAATGAGAGCAGCCCGACACCCACAAAACAACCCGCAGACCGTCCCCGTTTAACATATCGTCCTTGGTAATATTGTGATACCTCATTATTACATGCTCTTCCTTTCTGCAATTTCTGCCATTTTTGCCTCATTCAGCCTCGTGTCACCATGTACGCGGGAATACGACAAATAACCGTTCATTCGTTCAATTTTCGTCAGATTCTTACCTCCGCATACCGGGCAGACATCCATTTCCAGCTCCTGATGGCCGCAGTCATCGCAGTAAGCGAGAGATAAATTAACACCCTCATAAAATCCCATATCCATCGCCCGGCGGATCAAAGTCTTAATCGCTTCCATATTGTAGTCGATAGGATATTTCACATATTGAATCTTGCCGCCGTTTGCCAGCTCCCAGAAACGGTATTCCAAATCCTGCTTCTCGATAGGTGTAATGTCCTCAGACACATGACAATGGAAGCTGTTGGATACGTATTCCTTATCCGATACGCCTTCAATGATTCCATATTTCGCTCTAAACTGCTTTACCTGAAGTCCGCACAGATTTTCCGCCGGGGTACCGTAAATAGCATACAGGTTTCCATCCGCCTGCTTGAATTCATTAATCTTTTGATTGATGTGCTCTAAAACCTCCAGTGCGAACTGGCCGTCCTCCACCAGGGACTTTCCATTATACAGCTCCTGCAATTCGTTAAACGCCGTAATGCCGAAGCTGGCCGTAGCAGATTTTAAAATAGGCTTGATTTTATCCATCAGCTTTAATTTTCCACCGAGGAAACCGCCCTCACAGTATGCCAGGGGATTGGTAGAAGCCCGCATTTCCCCAAGATATGCGTACGTACGTATATGGAGCTGGCGGATCAGATTCAGATAATAATCCAGCACCTCGTAAAAATCCTTGCTCTCCTGTCTCGCTTTGGCGAGAATCATAGGAAGGTGCAGAGAAACCGCACCGACATTGAAGCGGCCCACAAAAACAGGAGCGTCCTTGTCATCCGCAGGGTGCATGCCTCCTCTTTCGTACCAAGGTGATAAAAAGGCACGGCAGCCCATAGGTGAAATCACCTTTCCATACTGCTTATACATACTGGCTATATAGCCCTTTCCGGTAAGGCTCAGCCAATCGGGATACATCGTCTTAGCAGAGCATTTTACTCCCGCTTCGAAGACATCCTCAAGGGGCTTTCCCTTGCCGTGCAGATTCTCATCATATAAAAATACAATTTTCGGGAAGAGCACCGGCTTTTTGCATTCCTTCTTGCCCTGTCCTCTTCTTCTAACATTCAGCATACAAATCGTAGCCATTTTCGCAAAACGTCCGGTACCGATTCCCGCCGTCACCGTGATAAAGGGATAGTCCCCACGGCTGCTGGCAACCGTGTTGAACTTATATTCCCAACCCTGGAAGCCCTGCTCGAATTCTCTCAGGACGTCGGCATAAGCCTCAGATTCTGCTGTTTCAGGATCAATGCCTAACTTCTTATATTTCTCAATACTTTTCTGGTAAGTCTTCTCCGCATAAGGTTCCAGTATCTTATCCACTTCGGGAACAGTAAAGCCACCATACTGCTGGCTCGCGGCGCTGAGCACGATATCGCCGATAACGTCGAAAGCCACGTCCAGAGACTTGGGTTCGTTGTACCATATGTTTCCCATTTCGAAGCCGCCGGTCAGGACGTTGGCTACATCGAACAGACAACAGTTCATCGTATCCCGGCGGGCAGACATGTCATGCACATAAAT includes:
- a CDS encoding deoxyuridine 5'-triphosphate nucleotidohydrolase, which translates into the protein MKTIKIKYFTDKIEKLTYIEGKSDWIDLRAAEDVYIKAGEFKLIPLGVAMELPKGYEAHIVPRSSTFKNFGIIQTNHQGVVDCSYCGDNDQWFMPAYALRDTHISVNDRICQFRIMENQPRLCFEEKESLENEDRGGIGSTGKQ
- the nrdG gene encoding anaerobic ribonucleoside-triphosphate reductase activating protein, yielding MRYHNITKDDMLNGDGLRVVLWVSGCSHCCKECHNPITWDPDGGLLFDEAAKQEVFAQLNKSYISGITFSGGDPLHAANRLDVRNLMKEIKEKYPDKTIWLYTGDLWEDIFHYPLLQFVDVLVDGEFMVDLKDPKLLWKGSSNQRVIDVQQSLRQTDSKVPVLHCSNYLQ
- the nrdD gene encoding anaerobic ribonucleoside-triphosphate reductase, giving the protein MSKDNSAGNAIDYGKQFKLERNVKVIKKDGSLEAFNVQKVVDAVGKSAYRALTKFTEEEKKHICQYVIDKVMDLGQDEIPIPIMHNIVESALEEVKPIVAKSYRDYRNYKQDFVRMMDDVYKKSQSIMYVGDKENANTDSALVSTKRSLIFNQFNKELYQKFFMTTEEIQACRDGYIYVHDMSARRDTMNCCLFDVANVLTGGFEMGNIWYNEPKSLDVAFDVIGDIVLSAASQQYGGFTVPEVDKILEPYAEKTYQKSIEKYKKLGIDPETAESEAYADVLREFEQGFQGWEYKFNTVASSRGDYPFITVTAGIGTGRFAKMATICMLNVRRRGQGKKECKKPVLFPKIVFLYDENLHGKGKPLEDVFEAGVKCSAKTMYPDWLSLTGKGYIASMYKQYGKVISPMGCRAFLSPWYERGGMHPADDKDAPVFVGRFNVGAVSLHLPMILAKARQESKDFYEVLDYYLNLIRQLHIRTYAYLGEMRASTNPLAYCEGGFLGGKLKLMDKIKPILKSATASFGITAFNELQELYNGKSLVEDGQFALEVLEHINQKINEFKQADGNLYAIYGTPAENLCGLQVKQFRAKYGIIEGVSDKEYVSNSFHCHVSEDITPIEKQDLEYRFWELANGGKIQYVKYPIDYNMEAIKTLIRRAMDMGFYEGVNLSLAYCDDCGHQELEMDVCPVCGGKNLTKIERMNGYLSYSRVHGDTRLNEAKMAEIAERKSM